A stretch of the uncultured Desulfobacter sp. genome encodes the following:
- a CDS encoding isoprenylcysteine carboxylmethyltransferase family protein — MLSYIEKYRILISRIAAVFVLFFIVTTQSYWETDNEMFGFILLFTGIVLVGIASLGRMWCSLYIAGYKDQQLITKGPYSICRNPLYFFSMLGALGIGFCTETLIFPTLFVLLFACYYPFVIKSEEKRLQSRFGSMFEIYTRNVPAFFPNISIFEEPETYKVNPGVYRIHIFSALWFVWSVGILEVIEGFRKTGVIDALWTIY, encoded by the coding sequence ATGCTTTCGTATATTGAAAAATACAGAATTTTGATCTCCCGGATTGCAGCTGTTTTTGTTTTATTTTTTATAGTTACCACTCAAAGCTACTGGGAAACGGACAATGAAATGTTCGGTTTTATTTTGCTGTTTACCGGTATCGTTCTGGTCGGCATCGCTTCATTGGGCCGTATGTGGTGTTCTCTTTATATTGCCGGATATAAGGATCAACAATTGATCACCAAAGGCCCTTATTCCATATGTAGAAATCCGCTCTATTTTTTCAGTATGCTCGGTGCCTTAGGAATCGGTTTTTGTACCGAAACACTTATTTTTCCAACGCTTTTTGTCCTTTTATTCGCTTGCTATTATCCCTTTGTGATAAAAAGCGAAGAAAAGAGACTTCAATCGCGTTTCGGCTCCATGTTTGAAATATACACCCGTAATGTCCCGGCATTTTTTCCAAACATTTCAATATTTGAAGAGCCTGAAACGTATAAGGTCAATCCCGGTGTTTACCGGATCCATATTTTCAGTGCACTGTGGTTTGTCTGGAGTGTGGGGATTCTTGAGGTGATAGAAGGGTTCAGGAAAACCGGGGTGATTGATGCATTATGGACTATATATTAG
- the yaaA gene encoding peroxide stress protein YaaA: MLSIMSPSKTMDFNCRSNLLQTQPYFISQARGLSARLKKLSPADLEELMKISPKLAALTHKRFQTFSGAPDNEAARQALLVYKGDAFQGLDIDHYHDQDFEFAQNHIRILSGFYGLLHPMDLIEPHRLEIATRLSGPWGKNLYEFWADRITQRLNTELHESTGTPILVNLASNEYFKAIQRKHLKAKILTIQFKEKKGDVFKVIAIHAKRARGLLANYIIRNKIIEPEPLKEFSDNGYLFNPDLSTLETWVFSR; encoded by the coding sequence ATGCTCAGCATTATGTCACCATCCAAGACCATGGATTTTAATTGCAGATCCAACCTTTTGCAAACCCAGCCCTATTTCATTTCCCAGGCCCGGGGACTTTCAGCCCGGCTTAAAAAATTATCACCGGCAGACCTGGAAGAACTAATGAAAATCAGCCCCAAACTGGCAGCCTTAACCCACAAAAGATTCCAGACCTTTTCCGGAGCCCCGGACAATGAGGCAGCCCGCCAGGCCCTTTTGGTTTATAAGGGAGACGCATTTCAGGGACTGGACATCGACCATTACCACGACCAGGATTTTGAATTTGCCCAAAACCATATCCGGATATTGTCAGGTTTCTACGGTCTCTTGCACCCCATGGACCTGATTGAACCCCATCGCCTTGAAATAGCCACCCGGCTTTCCGGCCCCTGGGGAAAAAATTTATATGAATTCTGGGCAGACCGGATCACCCAAAGACTCAACACGGAACTGCACGAATCAACAGGTACCCCCATCCTTGTCAACCTGGCATCCAATGAGTATTTCAAGGCAATTCAACGCAAACACCTGAAAGCAAAGATTCTCACCATACAATTCAAAGAAAAAAAAGGAGATGTTTTTAAGGTCATTGCCATACATGCCAAAAGGGCCCGGGGGCTTTTAGCCAACTACATCATCCGTAACAAAATCATTGAACCGGAACCCTTGAAAGAATTTTCTGACAATGGATATCTATTCAACCCGGATCTTTCAACACTAGAAACTTGGGTGTTTTCCCGGTAA
- a CDS encoding amidohydrolase codes for MENEIVIHNGTLLTMEQGLPVIKNAIVRVKGDKITECGPAVPGQSYEGATLIDACGGIIMPGLVNGHTHTPMSMFRGLADDLPLDVWLHEHIFPAEARDVTPESVAQWAAHSCREMLAGGITTCCDGYFLESHAAQAMADTGIRAVAGQGVIDYPAPGVPDPSNNIGHAKEFIERTRPLSPRVTPSVFCHSPYTCSKQTLVAGKTLARDHGVLFQIHSAETRAEPGMIKGNNDLSVIAYLDSLGILDPATLLVHCVWVDEKDIEIIAKRGCGVIHCPESNMKLASGVAPVPDMSAAGLTVGLGTDGCASNNDQDIFSEMGTAAKLHKAVRLDPCVMDARTCLKMATIDGAKALGLGDVTGSIRPGKAADIIVVDTTGLHMTPMHDPYSGIVYAARASDVLLVMVDGNVRFEK; via the coding sequence ATGGAAAATGAAATTGTCATACACAACGGTACGCTTTTAACCATGGAACAAGGACTGCCTGTCATTAAAAATGCTATTGTCCGTGTAAAGGGTGATAAAATTACCGAATGCGGCCCGGCTGTCCCCGGCCAAAGCTATGAAGGGGCAACCCTGATTGATGCCTGCGGCGGAATTATTATGCCCGGCCTTGTGAATGGGCATACCCATACGCCCATGTCCATGTTCCGGGGGCTGGCCGACGACCTGCCCCTGGATGTCTGGCTCCATGAACATATTTTCCCTGCCGAAGCAAGGGACGTAACCCCTGAATCCGTAGCGCAATGGGCGGCCCACTCCTGCCGGGAAATGCTGGCCGGCGGTATCACCACATGCTGCGACGGTTATTTTCTTGAAAGCCATGCAGCACAGGCCATGGCAGACACCGGTATCCGGGCCGTGGCCGGCCAGGGCGTGATTGACTACCCTGCCCCGGGCGTTCCTGATCCGTCCAACAATATAGGTCATGCAAAGGAATTTATCGAACGTACCCGGCCCCTCTCCCCCCGGGTGACCCCCTCGGTTTTCTGCCACTCACCGTACACCTGCTCAAAACAGACCCTTGTTGCAGGAAAAACCCTTGCCCGGGACCATGGGGTTCTGTTCCAGATCCATTCTGCAGAGACCCGGGCCGAACCGGGTATGATCAAAGGCAACAACGACCTGTCCGTGATCGCTTATCTCGACAGCTTGGGCATCCTTGATCCGGCCACCCTTTTAGTCCACTGCGTGTGGGTGGATGAAAAGGATATTGAGATCATTGCCAAACGGGGGTGCGGCGTCATCCACTGCCCGGAATCCAATATGAAACTGGCATCCGGGGTGGCACCGGTACCGGACATGAGCGCCGCCGGTCTGACTGTAGGCCTTGGCACGGACGGATGCGCGTCCAACAACGATCAGGATATATTTTCTGAAATGGGCACAGCGGCCAAACTTCATAAGGCGGTGCGCCTGGATCCCTGCGTCATGGATGCCCGAACCTGCCTGAAAATGGCCACCATTGACGGGGCAAAAGCCTTGGGACTGGGTGATGTCACAGGCTCCATACGCCCGGGGAAAGCTGCGGACATCATAGTGGTTGACACAACCGGTCTTCACATGACCCCCATGCATGACCCTTATTCGGGGATAGTATATGCAGCAAGGGCGTCGGATGTCCTTTTGGTGATGGTGGACGGCAACGTGCGCTTTGAAAAATAG
- a CDS encoding ATP-binding protein codes for MKIRKKITIWISGAALFSTLAFSSLIFFELTEEPFKLIDKELLHMATVLTQRIQETTNHKKALNLNDMPYNPDDYWIVAVDDHKKEIYRSRLTQFTDISTPIGKTRFVIEKHIPRTHIWLKQDRDDDVMFRGMVVQERINGRFVEIRIAKPIEDLEEELIRLGMTIGISLFLCALAIFILSYALAGRILRPISAIIHQSREISEKSLDKRIPLGKTKDELYELSVALNKMFDRIQLSFLRQKEFIGNASHELKSPITLLMLAQEDILLNEDLSLSAEESLIKQLETSRRMSHLVKNLLDLSRMEQQDKLHKEKMDLSELLQRVVGDYADVLAEKQIQVHRQINTPCSMMGDPEKLFRLFVNLIDNAIRYNQPEKGIIKITLTQSRTMARIEILNAGREIPEQDLPRLFEQFYRVEKSRSQALGGSGLGLAIARKIVSLHNGTISICNTPDRMIQVVVELPV; via the coding sequence ATGAAGATCCGAAAAAAAATAACCATCTGGATTTCCGGGGCTGCCCTTTTTTCCACCTTGGCATTTTCATCTCTTATTTTTTTTGAACTGACAGAAGAACCGTTCAAGCTGATCGACAAGGAGCTTTTGCATATGGCTACGGTTCTGACCCAAAGAATACAAGAGACAACGAACCACAAAAAGGCGTTAAATTTGAACGATATGCCGTATAATCCGGACGACTACTGGATTGTGGCTGTAGATGATCACAAAAAGGAGATTTACCGATCAAGACTGACACAATTCACCGATATATCCACGCCCATCGGCAAGACCAGATTTGTAATCGAAAAACATATCCCAAGAACGCATATCTGGTTAAAACAGGACCGCGATGATGATGTCATGTTCAGGGGCATGGTGGTTCAAGAGAGGATAAACGGCCGCTTTGTTGAAATTCGTATCGCTAAACCCATTGAAGACTTAGAAGAAGAATTAATCAGGCTCGGCATGACCATCGGCATCAGTCTTTTTCTTTGTGCGCTGGCCATTTTTATTTTGAGCTATGCCCTGGCAGGCAGAATATTAAGGCCGATTTCAGCCATTATACATCAATCCAGGGAGATCAGTGAAAAATCCCTGGACAAACGAATACCCCTGGGCAAGACCAAAGATGAACTCTATGAATTATCTGTGGCGTTAAATAAGATGTTCGACAGAATCCAGCTCTCATTTCTGCGTCAAAAGGAATTCATAGGCAATGCCTCCCACGAATTAAAAAGCCCCATCACCCTTTTGATGCTGGCCCAGGAGGATATACTGCTCAATGAAGATTTGTCTTTGTCGGCAGAAGAGAGCCTGATAAAACAGCTGGAAACCAGCCGCCGCATGAGCCATCTGGTTAAAAATCTGCTGGACTTGTCCAGGATGGAGCAGCAGGACAAATTGCACAAAGAAAAAATGGATCTGTCAGAACTGCTCCAAAGGGTTGTTGGGGATTATGCAGATGTGCTGGCTGAAAAACAGATTCAAGTCCACAGGCAAATTAACACCCCCTGTTCGATGATGGGTGACCCGGAAAAATTGTTTCGTCTTTTTGTTAATCTTATTGATAATGCCATTCGATACAACCAGCCTGAAAAGGGAATTATAAAAATTACCCTGACCCAATCCCGGACGATGGCCCGCATTGAAATCTTAAACGCCGGCCGTGAAATCCCGGAACAGGACCTCCCCCGTTTGTTTGAGCAATTCTATCGTGTTGAAAAATCAAGATCCCAGGCCCTGGGAGGTTCAGGGCTTGGACTTGCAATTGCCCGAAAAATTGTCAGCCTCCATAATGGAACCATTTCTATCTGTAATACCCCGGACCGGATGATACAGGTTGTGGTTGAACTGCCGGTATAG
- a CDS encoding DUF4157 domain-containing protein: MHTFAQIIKTAKQTTSTKSKKSSRQFFGQSQDVNSTLHLQPTIGNQAVSWPLQNKMEEYNTVSTGTTSPYFRQDFSRIPIHPLAVGAIQTKLLINTPGDKYEQEANRLAEHVMRMPEPQVQRKCSAQGCKDEDDEKKPLQTKPASAGEAGAQVDHPLIRSVQASPGQPLDATTRSFMEPRFGQDFSGVRVHTDRLAAESARAVNARAYTVGRDVVFGEGQYAPGYEEGRRLIAHELVHVGQQADVLCGKTRLFRQPVQSGKEIGTFEYDRTNFSDMFDGEVDTRNHSVTLTMRLAINDAVAGDAEEVKNRRVREFFVKARSVIEQAWGGTSYALKSSCMADIYIVKVQVLLDYATPHQTITLWNDLGERSKSNNWQLSDTQIRRRTSPVLIDPSKPLSKENIQDVEFSQITVVHEFGHLMGLQHPICKGGDTRCYGITFEQKNDVMGYGSQITTRDLAPFIRIMERYGRDHVPQICNTWVPVVY; encoded by the coding sequence GTGCATACATTCGCACAGATAATAAAAACTGCAAAGCAGACAACGTCTACTAAATCTAAGAAGTCCAGCAGGCAATTTTTTGGACAAAGCCAAGACGTAAACTCTACCCTACACCTACAACCCACGATTGGGAATCAAGCAGTATCTTGGCCTCTGCAAAACAAAATGGAAGAATACAATACGGTATCAACCGGTACAACATCACCTTACTTTCGACAAGATTTTAGCCGTATTCCCATTCATCCTCTTGCAGTAGGAGCGATACAGACAAAGCTTTTGATCAACACGCCGGGAGATAAGTACGAGCAGGAGGCTAACCGGTTGGCGGAGCACGTGATGCGCATGCCGGAGCCGCAGGTGCAGCGGAAGTGTTCAGCTCAGGGCTGCAAGGACGAGGACGATGAGAAAAAGCCGCTGCAAACCAAGCCTGCAAGTGCCGGTGAAGCAGGGGCGCAGGTTGATCATCCGCTGATTCGGAGTGTGCAGGCCTCGCCGGGGCAGCCGCTGGATGCGACCACACGAAGTTTTATGGAACCGAGGTTTGGGCAGGACTTCAGCGGGGTGCGGGTGCATACGGACAGGCTGGCGGCGGAGTCGGCGCGGGCGGTGAATGCGCGTGCGTATACAGTGGGGCGGGATGTGGTGTTTGGCGAGGGGCAGTATGCGCCGGGATATGAGGAGGGTAGAAGGCTAATAGCGCATGAGTTAGTGCATGTGGGACAACAGGCGGACGTGCTTTGTGGAAAAACACGTCTGTTTCGACAGCCGGTTCAATCCGGCAAAGAAATTGGGACATTTGAATATGACCGCACCAACTTCTCCGACATGTTTGATGGTGAGGTTGACACCAGAAATCATAGTGTCACGCTCACGATGAGGCTTGCTATTAATGATGCGGTAGCAGGTGATGCAGAAGAGGTGAAAAATAGACGCGTTCGGGAGTTTTTCGTTAAAGCGCGTTCTGTGATTGAACAAGCTTGGGGTGGGACGAGCTATGCACTGAAATCGTCCTGTATGGCTGATATCTATATTGTCAAAGTGCAGGTACTGTTGGACTATGCCACACCCCACCAAACGATTACGTTGTGGAATGATCTGGGGGAACGCAGTAAATCGAACAATTGGCAGTTAAGCGATACTCAGATCAGGCGCCGGACATCCCCTGTATTGATTGACCCATCAAAACCGCTAAGCAAAGAGAATATTCAGGACGTAGAATTCTCTCAAATCACAGTCGTTCATGAGTTTGGCCACTTGATGGGCCTGCAACACCCGATCTGTAAAGGAGGGGATACTCGGTGTTACGGTATTACGTTCGAACAGAAGAATGATGTCATGGGATATGGGAGCCAAATTACAACCCGTGATTTGGCTCCATTTATTCGGATTATGGAACGTTATGGCCGCGATCATGTCCCCCAGATTTGTAATACTTGGGTACCGGTGGTCTACTGA
- a CDS encoding dipeptide epimerase, whose translation MKIKKVTISRENLELTRPYTIAYDTFTHAENLFVLLETDTGLVGIGAGSPAEDVTNESIDACEKVLKEQACLLFEGLDLVDAVSRLKTMETKMAATPAAMAAMDIALHDLVGKALDRPLVEILGRVHTAMPTSITIGIKSFDEMLAEADEYTGRGFRILKIKIGMDVDQDIERVCRLRAHVSKDVRIRVDANQGYDMDQYKKFLAGTSDANLEFVEQPLHVDQTAAMAELSEDERNFSMADECLHNPADAYALLHPPRPFGSFNIKLMKCGGIALGLEMAQIARRCGIGVMWGCMDESRVSIAAALHAAFASPATRYLDLDGSLDLARDMVDEGFVIENGVMRLTDRPGIGVRILQ comes from the coding sequence ATGAAAATAAAAAAAGTAACAATTTCCAGGGAAAATCTGGAATTGACGCGCCCTTACACCATTGCCTACGATACATTCACCCATGCGGAAAATTTGTTTGTGCTTCTTGAAACGGACACAGGGCTTGTGGGCATCGGGGCAGGTTCCCCGGCTGAAGATGTTACCAATGAAAGTATTGATGCCTGCGAGAAGGTGTTGAAAGAACAGGCCTGCCTTCTTTTTGAGGGGTTGGATTTGGTAGATGCCGTTTCCCGGCTTAAAACCATGGAAACAAAGATGGCGGCAACGCCTGCTGCCATGGCCGCCATGGATATTGCCCTGCACGATCTCGTGGGCAAGGCCCTGGACCGCCCCCTGGTGGAAATCCTGGGACGGGTGCACACCGCCATGCCCACATCCATCACCATCGGCATTAAAAGTTTTGACGAGATGCTGGCCGAGGCCGACGAATATACCGGTCGGGGATTCAGGATTCTTAAGATAAAAATAGGTATGGATGTGGATCAGGACATCGAACGGGTCTGCCGCCTCAGGGCACACGTCAGTAAAGATGTCCGCATCCGGGTGGACGCCAATCAGGGATACGACATGGATCAGTATAAAAAATTTTTGGCAGGCACAAGCGACGCGAACCTGGAATTTGTGGAGCAGCCCCTCCATGTGGACCAGACAGCGGCCATGGCAGAACTGTCTGAAGATGAACGTAATTTTTCCATGGCTGACGAATGTCTGCACAATCCTGCCGACGCCTATGCCTTGCTCCATCCACCCCGGCCCTTTGGATCATTCAATATCAAGCTGATGAAATGCGGCGGCATTGCGCTGGGCCTGGAAATGGCCCAGATCGCCCGGCGTTGCGGCATTGGCGTGATGTGGGGGTGCATGGACGAAAGCCGTGTAAGCATTGCCGCAGCCCTGCATGCCGCCTTTGCAAGTCCTGCCACCCGATACCTGGATCTTGACGGAAGCCTTGACCTTGCCAGGGATATGGTGGATGAGGGGTTCGTCATTGAAAACGGCGTAATGCGCCTGACGGATCGGCCGGGCATAGGTGTCCGAATCCTCCAATAA
- a CDS encoding LTA synthase family protein produces the protein MAHISVKSAGTRFMIVFQLSLVTIICFTLMRGVLLVRAWPQVDNFSSAWLYIFGQGLIYDIAFISYFYIPFVLFFLLLPNRWLINSKTIRYLIQGGVFLILYGLGFSMVAEWYFWSEFGVRFNFISVDYLVYRREVTDNILQSYPVFTILTVLLILTGIVFYFIRPAILKHLNATERFKKRMFIAGSLLMLPLLSFYLIDQSQRNFSDNNYVNELASNGPYQLFAAFRNNRLDYRQFYVAGNDHDLSARLKEQVRTDNSPPQKGNYDIGRYIKAEGQANKLNVMLITVESLSAKYLTRFGQTEDITPFMDKWVKQGMLFTNFYATGTRTTRGLEAITLSIPPTPGRSIVKRPDNSHMYSLGKIFKDLGYDTAFLYGGRGFFDNMNAFFGGNGYRIVDEPCLGSEEISFKNAWGVCDEDLFNRTIREANQSYTKQKPFFFHIMTTSNHQPFTFPEGKIDLTPGEGRGGSGRSGGVKYTDYALSQLMNQAKKQPWFDHTVFIVVADHCAGSAGKVGLPVKKYHIPLFIYSPKHIRTQEVETLASQIDLAPTLLALLNISYDSFFFGKDILSANFKGRALIANYQKLGLLNNEELLFLSPGKQINRMGLGHKNCVLEKISKDYPGVRNLMAYYQGADYVFTHRLNRWSRPIKRPVLSKGPSLNQDIKKRPSPERLAACWIYYLLSSDRT, from the coding sequence ATGGCACATATATCTGTTAAATCCGCCGGAACGCGATTCATGATCGTGTTTCAATTATCCTTGGTTACCATTATCTGTTTTACGTTGATGCGAGGGGTGCTGCTGGTTCGGGCCTGGCCCCAAGTTGATAATTTTTCATCGGCCTGGCTATACATTTTCGGTCAAGGGCTGATTTACGACATTGCCTTTATCAGTTATTTTTATATTCCCTTTGTCCTGTTCTTTCTATTGCTGCCAAATAGATGGTTAATAAATTCAAAAACCATAAGATATCTGATTCAGGGCGGTGTTTTTCTGATTCTTTATGGTCTTGGGTTTTCCATGGTGGCCGAATGGTATTTCTGGAGCGAATTTGGTGTGCGGTTTAACTTTATCTCCGTGGATTACCTGGTATACAGAAGGGAGGTTACCGACAATATTTTACAATCCTATCCGGTCTTTACCATTTTGACCGTTCTCTTAATCCTCACAGGCATTGTATTTTATTTCATTCGCCCTGCAATTTTAAAACATCTCAATGCAACAGAACGCTTTAAAAAAAGAATGTTCATTGCGGGCAGTCTGCTCATGCTGCCCTTGTTGTCGTTTTACCTGATCGATCAATCCCAGCGAAATTTTTCCGACAACAACTATGTCAATGAACTGGCGTCCAACGGTCCATACCAACTTTTTGCCGCATTCCGGAACAACCGGTTGGATTACCGGCAGTTTTACGTCGCCGGAAACGATCATGATCTGTCGGCCCGATTGAAAGAACAGGTAAGAACAGACAATAGTCCCCCCCAGAAGGGAAATTATGATATTGGTAGGTACATCAAAGCAGAAGGTCAGGCCAATAAACTCAATGTCATGTTGATAACCGTTGAAAGTCTGAGCGCAAAATATTTGACCCGGTTCGGACAAACAGAAGACATCACACCGTTCATGGACAAGTGGGTTAAACAAGGAATGCTTTTCACCAATTTCTATGCGACGGGCACCCGCACCACCAGAGGGCTTGAGGCCATTACCCTGTCCATCCCCCCCACGCCGGGAAGATCCATTGTCAAACGACCGGATAACAGCCATATGTACAGTCTTGGAAAAATATTCAAGGATTTGGGATACGACACGGCTTTTCTTTACGGAGGACGGGGCTTTTTTGATAATATGAATGCTTTTTTTGGCGGAAACGGCTATCGCATTGTGGACGAACCTTGCCTGGGCAGTGAAGAGATCTCATTTAAGAATGCCTGGGGGGTGTGCGACGAGGACCTCTTCAACCGGACCATTCGTGAGGCCAACCAGTCATACACGAAACAAAAACCATTTTTCTTTCATATCATGACAACCAGCAACCACCAGCCGTTTACCTTTCCTGAAGGCAAAATTGATCTGACACCCGGAGAAGGCCGGGGCGGCAGCGGACGGTCCGGCGGTGTGAAATATACCGATTATGCCCTGAGCCAATTAATGAATCAGGCAAAAAAACAGCCCTGGTTTGATCATACCGTATTTATTGTCGTGGCGGATCACTGCGCCGGCAGTGCCGGGAAAGTCGGCCTGCCGGTAAAAAAATATCATATCCCGCTGTTTATCTATTCCCCAAAGCATATCCGGACACAAGAGGTGGAGACCCTGGCAAGTCAGATTGATCTGGCCCCCACCCTCCTGGCCCTGTTGAACATTTCCTATGACAGTTTCTTTTTTGGCAAGGATATATTATCTGCGAACTTTAAAGGCCGCGCTCTGATCGCCAATTACCAGAAACTGGGCCTGCTCAATAATGAAGAACTGCTGTTTTTGTCTCCGGGAAAACAAATCAATCGGATGGGCCTGGGTCATAAAAATTGCGTCCTTGAAAAAATATCCAAGGATTATCCCGGCGTCAGAAACCTTATGGCCTATTATCAAGGGGCGGATTATGTGTTCACCCACCGGTTGAATCGATGGAGCAGACCCATTAAGCGTCCGGTACTAAGCAAAGGCCCTTCTTTGAATCAAGACATAAAAAAAAGACCGAGTCCGGAACGATTGGCGGCATGTTGGATATATTATCTTTTATCTTCGGATAGAACTTAA
- a CDS encoding response regulator transcription factor: MHILVVDDNTGLLDQLKTALTKKRYVVDIAENGEQALDKIFDIPYDLILLDIMLPRMDGLSVLKEVRKAGMDMPILMLTARSDVQDRVKGLDYGADDYLAKPFSMAELMARIRAMLRRKGNRNPILEVATVCLDTVKRRVFVDGDQIHLTAKEFSILEFLLHNKGSVVSRFNLAEHIWGEEFDPFSMSNYVDVHIKNLRKKLTAHGEEPIIKTIRGIGFIIDEQT, translated from the coding sequence ATGCATATTTTAGTGGTTGACGATAATACAGGGCTGTTGGATCAGCTAAAAACAGCTTTAACGAAAAAACGATACGTGGTGGACATTGCTGAAAACGGAGAGCAGGCATTAGACAAGATCTTTGATATCCCCTATGACCTGATTCTTTTGGATATCATGCTCCCCAGAATGGATGGGCTAAGTGTGCTCAAAGAGGTCCGCAAAGCAGGGATGGACATGCCTATTCTCATGCTCACCGCAAGAAGTGATGTTCAAGACAGGGTCAAAGGGTTGGATTACGGTGCGGATGATTACCTTGCAAAGCCTTTTTCCATGGCAGAACTCATGGCCCGGATCAGGGCAATGCTCCGAAGGAAAGGGAATCGGAACCCAATACTTGAAGTGGCGACGGTTTGCCTGGATACGGTCAAACGAAGGGTCTTTGTGGATGGCGATCAAATCCATTTGACGGCCAAAGAGTTCTCAATCCTTGAATTTCTTTTGCATAACAAAGGCAGTGTGGTGTCTCGGTTCAATCTTGCCGAGCATATCTGGGGAGAGGAATTTGATCCCTTTTCCATGTCAAATTATGTGGATGTCCACATTAAAAATCTTAGAAAAAAACTTACGGCACATGGGGAAGAGCCCATTATTAAAACCATCCGGGGCATCGGATTTATCATCGACGAGCAGACATGA
- a CDS encoding flavodoxin family protein, protein MNVLMINGSPHKEGCTYTALSEVAKELDKNDIESQILHIGKKGIKGCTACMGCVKTGYCVFKDDKVNECIDLLKKADGLVLGSPVYFAGPNASLCGFLDRMFYQKADAYAFKPGAAVVTSRRGGNSASFDRLNKYFTFAQMPIVSSHYWNGIHGNKAEEAQLDIEGLQTMKILGRNMAWLLTCIEKAKDQVPYPELEPRQKMSFIR, encoded by the coding sequence ATGAATGTATTAATGATCAACGGCAGCCCCCATAAAGAAGGGTGTACCTATACAGCGCTCAGCGAAGTGGCAAAAGAACTTGATAAAAACGATATTGAAAGTCAGATCCTGCATATTGGAAAAAAGGGAATCAAAGGGTGCACGGCCTGCATGGGTTGTGTGAAAACAGGGTATTGTGTGTTCAAGGATGATAAGGTGAATGAGTGCATCGACCTGCTTAAGAAGGCCGATGGTCTTGTCCTGGGTTCCCCGGTCTATTTTGCCGGTCCCAATGCCTCCTTATGCGGTTTTCTGGATAGAATGTTTTATCAAAAGGCCGACGCCTATGCGTTTAAACCCGGCGCAGCCGTTGTTACCAGCCGCAGAGGTGGCAACAGCGCCTCCTTTGACAGGCTCAACAAATATTTTACCTTTGCCCAGATGCCCATTGTCTCCTCGCATTATTGGAACGGCATTCACGGCAATAAGGCTGAAGAGGCCCAACTTGACATAGAGGGCCTGCAAACCATGAAAATTTTGGGCCGCAATATGGCATGGCTGTTAACTTGTATTGAAAAAGCAAAAGACCAGGTTCCCTATCCGGAACTTGAGCCCCGCCAGAAGATGAGCTTTATCCGTTAA
- a CDS encoding 2-hydroxymuconate tautomerase — MPIVSVKIAKGRTIEQKRNLVQAITDSVVSTLDVKKEWITVIIEEFDRENWATEGELHIDKFGIGCGKETN; from the coding sequence ATGCCGATTGTTTCCGTTAAAATAGCAAAAGGCCGGACCATTGAACAAAAAAGAAATCTTGTTCAGGCTATTACAGATTCCGTAGTTTCAACGTTGGATGTCAAGAAAGAATGGATTACTGTAATAATTGAGGAGTTTGACCGAGAAAATTGGGCTACTGAAGGCGAACTACATATTGATAAATTCGGTATCGGATGTGGAAAAGAAACCAACTAA